Proteins encoded within one genomic window of Apis mellifera strain DH4 linkage group LG1, Amel_HAv3.1, whole genome shotgun sequence:
- the LOC409756 gene encoding vacuolar protein sorting-associated protein 4B isoform X2, translating to MASGTILQKAIDLVTRATEEDRNKNYEEALRLYEHAVEYFLHSIKYEAQGDRAKESIRAKCTQYLERAEKLKAYLKKSKKKPVKAGEDNSKTEDKKSDSGDSDTDSDPEKKKLQSKLEGAIIIEKPDVKWNDVAGLDGAKEALKEAVILPIRFPHLFTGKRIPWKGILLFGPPGTGKSYLAKAVATEANNSTFFSVSSSDLVSKWLGESEKLVKNLFELARQHKPSIIFIDEVDSLCSSRSDNESESARRIKTEFLVQMQGVGSDNDGILVLGATNIPWVLDSAIRRRFEKRIYIPLPDEQARAIMFKIHLGSTSHCLTEEDFKKLAAATDGYSGADISIIVRDALMQPVRQVQTATHFKRVRGPSPKDPSIIVDDLLTPCSPGDPAAIEMNWMEVEGDKLYEPPVTMKDMLKSLATTRPTVNEEDMTKLEKFKEDFGQEG from the exons ATGGCTTCAGGTACAATATTGCAG aaaGCTATTGATCTGGTTACTAGAGCTACTGAAGAAGATCGTAACAAAAATTATGAGGAAGCACTTAGATTATATGAACATGCTGTTGAATATTTCCTACATTCTATTAAAT atGAAGCACAAGGTGATAGAGCTAAAGAAAGTATAAGAGCAAAATGTACACAATATTTGGAAAGagctgaaaaattaaaagcatatttgaaaaaaagtaaaaaaaaacctGTAAAAGCAGGTGAAGATAATTCTAAAACTGAAGACAAAAAAAGCGATAGTGGAGATAGTGATACAGATAGTGAtcctgaaaaaaagaaacttcaaAGTAAATTAGAAGgtgcaataattattgaaaaaccaGATGTTAAGTGGAATGATGTTGCTGGTCTTGATGGAGCTAAGGAGGCTTTAAAAGAAGCTGTTATTTTACCAATACGTTTTCCACATCTTTTTACTGGAAAGCGAATACCATGGAAGGGTATCTTATTATTTGGG ccACCAGGTACCGGTAAATCTTATTTAGCAAAAGCAGTTGCAACAGAAGCCaataattcaacatttttttctgtGTCATCCTCAGACCTGGTAAGCAAATGGCTTGGAGAGTCTGAAAAACttgtcaaaaatttatttgaattagcTCGTCAACATAAGCCTAGTATCATATTTATTGATGAAGTTGATTCACTCTGCTCATCACGTTCTGACAATGAATCAGAATCtgcaagaagaataaaaactgAATTTTTAGTACAGATGCAAG GTGTTGGATCAGATAATGATGGTATACTAGTATTAGGAGCTACTAATATACCATGGGTATTAGATTCTGCTATTAGAAGAAGATTTGAGAAGAGGATTTACATTCCTTTACCAGATGAACAAGCTCGTGCTATAatgttcaaaattcatttaggAAGTACTTCTCACTGTTTAACagaagaagattttaaaaaattagctgCTGCTACTGATGGTTATTCTGGGGCTGATATAAGTATTATTGTGCGAGATGCTCTTATGCAGCCAGTTAGACAAGTTCAAACTGCAACACATTTTAAACGTGTAAGAGGACCATCACCAAAAGATCCTTCTATCATTGTGGATGATTTATTGACACCATGTTCACCGGGAGATCCAGCTGCTATTGAAATGAATTGGATGGAAGTAGAAggtgataaattatatgaaccACCTGTAACTAtg aaagataTGTTGAAATCATTAGCGACTACCCGTCCCACAGTAAATGAAGAAGATATGactaaattagaaaaatttaaagaagattttGGTCAAGAGGgttga
- the LOC409756 gene encoding vacuolar protein sorting-associated protein 4B isoform X1 encodes MRLSQEAINKKAIDLVTRATEEDRNKNYEEALRLYEHAVEYFLHSIKYEAQGDRAKESIRAKCTQYLERAEKLKAYLKKSKKKPVKAGEDNSKTEDKKSDSGDSDTDSDPEKKKLQSKLEGAIIIEKPDVKWNDVAGLDGAKEALKEAVILPIRFPHLFTGKRIPWKGILLFGPPGTGKSYLAKAVATEANNSTFFSVSSSDLVSKWLGESEKLVKNLFELARQHKPSIIFIDEVDSLCSSRSDNESESARRIKTEFLVQMQGVGSDNDGILVLGATNIPWVLDSAIRRRFEKRIYIPLPDEQARAIMFKIHLGSTSHCLTEEDFKKLAAATDGYSGADISIIVRDALMQPVRQVQTATHFKRVRGPSPKDPSIIVDDLLTPCSPGDPAAIEMNWMEVEGDKLYEPPVTMKDMLKSLATTRPTVNEEDMTKLEKFKEDFGQEG; translated from the exons ATGAGATTATCACAAGAagcaataaataaa aaaGCTATTGATCTGGTTACTAGAGCTACTGAAGAAGATCGTAACAAAAATTATGAGGAAGCACTTAGATTATATGAACATGCTGTTGAATATTTCCTACATTCTATTAAAT atGAAGCACAAGGTGATAGAGCTAAAGAAAGTATAAGAGCAAAATGTACACAATATTTGGAAAGagctgaaaaattaaaagcatatttgaaaaaaagtaaaaaaaaacctGTAAAAGCAGGTGAAGATAATTCTAAAACTGAAGACAAAAAAAGCGATAGTGGAGATAGTGATACAGATAGTGAtcctgaaaaaaagaaacttcaaAGTAAATTAGAAGgtgcaataattattgaaaaaccaGATGTTAAGTGGAATGATGTTGCTGGTCTTGATGGAGCTAAGGAGGCTTTAAAAGAAGCTGTTATTTTACCAATACGTTTTCCACATCTTTTTACTGGAAAGCGAATACCATGGAAGGGTATCTTATTATTTGGG ccACCAGGTACCGGTAAATCTTATTTAGCAAAAGCAGTTGCAACAGAAGCCaataattcaacatttttttctgtGTCATCCTCAGACCTGGTAAGCAAATGGCTTGGAGAGTCTGAAAAACttgtcaaaaatttatttgaattagcTCGTCAACATAAGCCTAGTATCATATTTATTGATGAAGTTGATTCACTCTGCTCATCACGTTCTGACAATGAATCAGAATCtgcaagaagaataaaaactgAATTTTTAGTACAGATGCAAG GTGTTGGATCAGATAATGATGGTATACTAGTATTAGGAGCTACTAATATACCATGGGTATTAGATTCTGCTATTAGAAGAAGATTTGAGAAGAGGATTTACATTCCTTTACCAGATGAACAAGCTCGTGCTATAatgttcaaaattcatttaggAAGTACTTCTCACTGTTTAACagaagaagattttaaaaaattagctgCTGCTACTGATGGTTATTCTGGGGCTGATATAAGTATTATTGTGCGAGATGCTCTTATGCAGCCAGTTAGACAAGTTCAAACTGCAACACATTTTAAACGTGTAAGAGGACCATCACCAAAAGATCCTTCTATCATTGTGGATGATTTATTGACACCATGTTCACCGGGAGATCCAGCTGCTATTGAAATGAATTGGATGGAAGTAGAAggtgataaattatatgaaccACCTGTAACTAtg aaagataTGTTGAAATCATTAGCGACTACCCGTCCCACAGTAAATGAAGAAGATATGactaaattagaaaaatttaaagaagattttGGTCAAGAGGgttga
- the LOC413081 gene encoding F-box/WD repeat-containing protein 7 isoform X1: MSVPSSSSNKITDNKPGGTSPSPIEGIEGIPGPSSLEPMHSLLAQDEESEDYGEDGEEEEEDDSSEEESEISDTGIFCDAECEPDLESNNCSLSSSQPQSLTQRVHSPILHTCVPLDVVQPQRKRKSEIESSLPCKKLNPEDKSHSMIIKKLDDKSKHIRCVIPTKDNPPPEMSNWLLQFQRWSNAERMLAIDELIERCEPTQVRHMMQVIEPQFQRDFISLLPKELALSVLAFLEPRDLLRAAQTCRNWRFLADDNLLWKEKCRAAGIEDLKDLPPIKRKNGRNSGNCSSPWKQAYMRQHNIKMNWRTKPIRTPKVLKGHDDHVITCLQFSGNRIVSGSDDNTLKVWSAVTGKCLRTLVGHTGGVWSSQMSGTTVISGSTDRTLKVWNAETGQCIHTLYGHTSTVRCMHLHGNKVVSGSRDATLRVWQVDTGECLHVLVGHLAAVRCVQYDGKLVVSGAYDYMVKVWNPEREECLHTLQGHTNRVYSLQFDGVHVVSGSLDTSIRVWEVETGACRHTLMGHQSLTSGMELRNNILVSGNADSTVKVWDIVSGHCLQTLSGPNKHQSAVTCLQFNSHFVITSSDDGTVKLWDVKTGDFIRNLVALESGGSGGVVWRIRASDTKLVCAVGSRNGTEETKLLVLDFDVEVK, encoded by the exons ATGTCTGTCCCTTCTTCATCgtctaataaaataactgaTAATAAACCAGGTGGTACAAGTCCAAGTCCTATAGAGGGCATTGAAGGTATTCCAGGACCTAGTTCTTTAGAACCTATGCATTCATTGTTAGCACAAGATGAAGAATCGGAAGATTATGGAGAAGAtggtgaagaagaagaagaagatgacaGTAGTGAAGAAGAAAGTGAA attagtGATACTGGAATATTTTGTGATGCAGAATGTGAACCTGACCTTGAAAGTAATAATTGCTCACTTTCATCATCACAACCACAATCACTTACACAACGAGTACATAGTCCCATCTTACATACCTGTGTACCTTTGGATGTTGTTCAACCACAAAGAAAACGTAAAAGTGAAATTGAATCAAGTTTACCTTGTAAAAAACTTAATCCAGAAGATAAATCTCATTCAAT gattattaaaaaattggatgATAAAAGTAAGCATATAAGATGCGTTATTCCAACAAAAGATAACCCTCCACCAGAAATGAGTAATTGGCTTCTTCAATTTCAG AGATGGTCAAATGCAGAAAGAATGTTAGCTATAGATGAATTAATTGAACGATGTGAACCAACACAAGTAAGACATATGATGCAAGTAATTGAACCTCAATTTCAGAGGGACTTCATATCTTTGTTGCCAAAAGAATTGGCTTTATCAGTGTTAGCTTTCCTAGAACCCAGAGATCTTTTACGCGCTGCTCAAACGTGTCGTAATTGGCGGTTTCTCGctgatgataatttattatggaaAGAGAAATGCAGAGCAGCTGGTAtagaagatttaaaagatCTGCCTCCAATAAAACGTAAAAATGGTAGAAATTCAGGTAATTGTTCATCTCCATGGAAACAAGCATATATGAGAcaacataatataaagatgAATTGGAGGACAAAACCTATTCGTACACCAAAAGTTTTAAAAGGACATGATGATCATGTTATTACATGCCTTCAATTTTCTGGTAATCGAATAGTAAGCGGTTCCGATGATAATACTCTTAAAGTATGGTCCGCAGTTACAGGCaag tgTTTAAGAACATTAGTTGGACATACAGGTGGAGTATGGTCTTCACAAATGTCTGGTACTACAGTAATCAGTGGTAGTACAGATCGTACCTTGAAAGTATGGAATGCCGAAACTGGTCAATGTATTCATACTTTATATGGACATACATCAACTGTAAGGTGTATGCATCTACATGGTAATAAAGTAGTCAGTGGTAGTAGAGATGCAACTTTAAGGGTGTGGCAAGTAGATACTGGCGAATGTTTACATGTACTTGTGGGCCATTTGGCAGCTGTTAGATGTGTGCAATATGATGGAAAATTAGTGGTCAGTGGCGCTTATGACTATATGGTTAAAGTTTGGAATCCGGAACGCGAGGAGTGCCTTCATACTTTACAAGGACATACAAATCGTGTTTATTCTCTCCAA TTTGATGGTGTACATGTTGTTAGTGGTTCTTTGGATACAAGCATAAGAGTGTGGGAAGTTGAAACTGGTGCATGTAGACATACATTAATGGGACATCAGTCGCTCACTTCGGGAATGGAATTACGTAATAACATTTTGGTATCTGGAAATGCTGATTCAACTGTTAAAGTATGGGATATTGTTAGTGGTCACTGCCTTCAAACTTTATCTGGTCCAAATAAGCACCAATCTGCTGTCACCTGCCTTCAATTCAATAGCCATTTTGTAATTACTTCATCTGATGATGGTACAGTTAAACTATGGGATGTTAAAACTG GTGATTTTATAAGAAACTTGGTTGCTCTTGAAAGCGGGGGAAGTGGTGGTGTTGTGTGGAGGATACGTGCAAGTGATACAAAATTGGTGTGTGCGGTGGGTAGTCGTAACGGCACGGAGGAGACCAAACTTCTTGTTCTTGATTTTGATGTAGAGGTAAAATAG
- the LOC413081 gene encoding F-box/WD repeat-containing protein 7 isoform X2 — protein MHSLLAQDEESEDYGEDGEEEEEDDSSEEESEISDTGIFCDAECEPDLESNNCSLSSSQPQSLTQRVHSPILHTCVPLDVVQPQRKRKSEIESSLPCKKLNPEDKSHSMIIKKLDDKSKHIRCVIPTKDNPPPEMSNWLLQFQRWSNAERMLAIDELIERCEPTQVRHMMQVIEPQFQRDFISLLPKELALSVLAFLEPRDLLRAAQTCRNWRFLADDNLLWKEKCRAAGIEDLKDLPPIKRKNGRNSGNCSSPWKQAYMRQHNIKMNWRTKPIRTPKVLKGHDDHVITCLQFSGNRIVSGSDDNTLKVWSAVTGKCLRTLVGHTGGVWSSQMSGTTVISGSTDRTLKVWNAETGQCIHTLYGHTSTVRCMHLHGNKVVSGSRDATLRVWQVDTGECLHVLVGHLAAVRCVQYDGKLVVSGAYDYMVKVWNPEREECLHTLQGHTNRVYSLQFDGVHVVSGSLDTSIRVWEVETGACRHTLMGHQSLTSGMELRNNILVSGNADSTVKVWDIVSGHCLQTLSGPNKHQSAVTCLQFNSHFVITSSDDGTVKLWDVKTGDFIRNLVALESGGSGGVVWRIRASDTKLVCAVGSRNGTEETKLLVLDFDVEVK, from the exons ATGCATTCATTGTTAGCACAAGATGAAGAATCGGAAGATTATGGAGAAGAtggtgaagaagaagaagaagatgacaGTAGTGAAGAAGAAAGTGAA attagtGATACTGGAATATTTTGTGATGCAGAATGTGAACCTGACCTTGAAAGTAATAATTGCTCACTTTCATCATCACAACCACAATCACTTACACAACGAGTACATAGTCCCATCTTACATACCTGTGTACCTTTGGATGTTGTTCAACCACAAAGAAAACGTAAAAGTGAAATTGAATCAAGTTTACCTTGTAAAAAACTTAATCCAGAAGATAAATCTCATTCAAT gattattaaaaaattggatgATAAAAGTAAGCATATAAGATGCGTTATTCCAACAAAAGATAACCCTCCACCAGAAATGAGTAATTGGCTTCTTCAATTTCAG AGATGGTCAAATGCAGAAAGAATGTTAGCTATAGATGAATTAATTGAACGATGTGAACCAACACAAGTAAGACATATGATGCAAGTAATTGAACCTCAATTTCAGAGGGACTTCATATCTTTGTTGCCAAAAGAATTGGCTTTATCAGTGTTAGCTTTCCTAGAACCCAGAGATCTTTTACGCGCTGCTCAAACGTGTCGTAATTGGCGGTTTCTCGctgatgataatttattatggaaAGAGAAATGCAGAGCAGCTGGTAtagaagatttaaaagatCTGCCTCCAATAAAACGTAAAAATGGTAGAAATTCAGGTAATTGTTCATCTCCATGGAAACAAGCATATATGAGAcaacataatataaagatgAATTGGAGGACAAAACCTATTCGTACACCAAAAGTTTTAAAAGGACATGATGATCATGTTATTACATGCCTTCAATTTTCTGGTAATCGAATAGTAAGCGGTTCCGATGATAATACTCTTAAAGTATGGTCCGCAGTTACAGGCaag tgTTTAAGAACATTAGTTGGACATACAGGTGGAGTATGGTCTTCACAAATGTCTGGTACTACAGTAATCAGTGGTAGTACAGATCGTACCTTGAAAGTATGGAATGCCGAAACTGGTCAATGTATTCATACTTTATATGGACATACATCAACTGTAAGGTGTATGCATCTACATGGTAATAAAGTAGTCAGTGGTAGTAGAGATGCAACTTTAAGGGTGTGGCAAGTAGATACTGGCGAATGTTTACATGTACTTGTGGGCCATTTGGCAGCTGTTAGATGTGTGCAATATGATGGAAAATTAGTGGTCAGTGGCGCTTATGACTATATGGTTAAAGTTTGGAATCCGGAACGCGAGGAGTGCCTTCATACTTTACAAGGACATACAAATCGTGTTTATTCTCTCCAA TTTGATGGTGTACATGTTGTTAGTGGTTCTTTGGATACAAGCATAAGAGTGTGGGAAGTTGAAACTGGTGCATGTAGACATACATTAATGGGACATCAGTCGCTCACTTCGGGAATGGAATTACGTAATAACATTTTGGTATCTGGAAATGCTGATTCAACTGTTAAAGTATGGGATATTGTTAGTGGTCACTGCCTTCAAACTTTATCTGGTCCAAATAAGCACCAATCTGCTGTCACCTGCCTTCAATTCAATAGCCATTTTGTAATTACTTCATCTGATGATGGTACAGTTAAACTATGGGATGTTAAAACTG GTGATTTTATAAGAAACTTGGTTGCTCTTGAAAGCGGGGGAAGTGGTGGTGTTGTGTGGAGGATACGTGCAAGTGATACAAAATTGGTGTGTGCGGTGGGTAGTCGTAACGGCACGGAGGAGACCAAACTTCTTGTTCTTGATTTTGATGTAGAGGTAAAATAG
- the LOC724329 gene encoding dnaJ homolog subfamily C member 24 yields MNSINYYNVLGCTKESTAEDIKRAYHALALKFHPDKNTSEFDGIKFQLVLKAWHVLRDPKLKKEYDAIQKQEELDSESILTYAKISVNELEPTNDNENILIYRCRCGGLYCIQKEYIQEKNQSIHIPCLECTFSIIVET; encoded by the coding sequence atgaattcaataaattattataatgtactTGGTTGTACTAAAGAATCAACAGCTGAAGATATAAAACGAGCATATCATGCATTAGCTTTGAAATTTCATCCAGATAAAAATACATCAGAATTTGATGGTATAAAGTTTCAGCTTGTTTTAAAAGCATGGCATGTTTTGCGTGatcctaaattaaaaaaagaatatgatgCCATACaaaaacaagaagaattaGATTCAGAAAGTATTTTGacatatgcaaaaatatcagTGAATGAATTAGAACCAacaaatgataatgaaaatatattaatttatcgatgtaGATGCGGAGGATTATATTGCATTCAAAAGGAATATATTcaggaaaaaaatcaatcaatacaTATACCTTGTTTGGAATGtactttttctattatcgTTGAaacatga